The region TAGGAccctcaagaccttcaatgcagtcgCTCATTACCGATATCAATCACATGATCAAAATCGACGCTAGCAACCACCTCGAAAGCCGACACATGTAGGTCATTCACtcacgacgaggggaaaacagcaccccctactgctctaataactgatctctcacacttggctcattgctcatcccctcctccccatggaggtggatatctccccccAAGGCGGAGCCCGCCCGGCGACTCCGcgcctgggtgaaaactctgaccccccctcaggacctaccaccccgactCCCCTACCCtggaactccctgaagagaagggccttattttcactgcagaagactcccaatgcagctcctgctgctaTACCTTATATACCACAAGCCCTATTAATCTGTGatcaggtcagcatggtagcagatgaccagctaatcctcctcaatgactagaaactagcaatgacctctctggCTAAAGCACTAGACCTAACCGTCTCCTCCCTACAAGGCCgtccaagagacctggcacAGGGACTTGTAGCCAGATTCATCACCCTCGCAAAGCAAGACTCCCCGCAGCGGATTCCTCAGATGCCTGCAGTTGCACCCCCACAACCACCCaggcagatagaacagcCAAATCAACCTCCTACTCCTGAAGCATCCAAAGGACCCCCAGGCaggcaaacctcgcagcATACAACCTAGGCATccctaacagctccaagagctggccaggggaactggcaaactattgcccctAAATAGTATATACAAGCCAAACAAACTACACAacaaaagctgaagcagtcaaatAAGACTGACTActacatcttcctctgcctcccagcctcctccagcctccaggcTATtagaccacatggcatccaggtcacccttgctgggaaggttctGGACATGATCACACAGGTATAAGTAATATTAACTAGGTATATAATCACTATAACAGAACAGGGAAAGGCTTTCCTACTGTCAGAGAAGACAGCAAGCCTAGCTAGGGATAGATACTTTGAAATTCTAACAGAGTACTATTAGGTTATTATCTCCTagatcccaaaacaactctaGTCcctggatagatagatagatataaTAATTATAGATATTAGCATGGAAGCAGAGTATATTACTGGTATTAAGCTACTCATGACCAAGCTCTCAAAATACctagtagagagggactctattatagcagtcatagcctttctAAAaaagctacaacaccccctgcaactctttggcttgtccggcctatcaaggcctaCCTACCCtaagcaaaggcctttgtAATACATGCAAtgcttctgcttccatgatacaagggcctgctACTCTAGTAACTAATAcatctcctgcagatcctcAAAACAGGATTATAACTACTATATACAGTATATCAACTGCTGTGGCCTATATATAGCAGACTTCCcaaaatgcccagccagaccctATGTCCAGAAGAATATTATTACCTGCCTCTCAAAGGATACTTTAGTTGCTATCTACAAGGCTGGCCAGCTTGCCTTCTAACAGGAGCAGAACAAAGCTGAAAGTTCTAAACAATAAATAAATAGTACCCAAACTACAagccagcctacaagacagctcacccaggagctcttaaaccaaaacctgccctcccctgaactatgaaaatactataagctaatataggaagggggggcgctgtacatgacctgctactctcctttgaagcagatattattcttgtccaagaaccttggacaaatacagcaaaacacctaaccaagacccacctataatatcagctgttcagccCCCCGACCTGATGGACTGCTAGGCCCAGAACTCTAACATATATAtaaagggatctcccagcctatTCCCTCCTAGAACCTATCTTTCCAGATATTACCACAATCTATAcagcaggccttactattattaATATCTATTAGCCTCCTAATaacccagttgcccctgctaGTACTGGCTCAATACCCTCTATACTTTCTATACTCCTAGAATATACTCTgccagagaacaccatcctagcaggagactttaATACCTGGCACCTATTCTGGCAGCTagatactgagtctcatgCTGTCACACCTGGTGCAACAGGACTATTAGACTAGCTTGATACCCATAAGCTGGAACTTtgcctcgagccaggcacccccacctgtggaccaaacaccctagaccttgtcttctctaacctactactaagggccctagtagaagaccatctaaagactccaagtaaCCATATAATAATTAGAATAATACTAGAACAGGAAGAGCCCctgcctatatacaagcttaGCTCTACCAActaggagaaagccagagcacTGGCAAGCCCacctgacccaaccctactAATTGACCTACTAGCTAAGCAACTGGTCTAGATATCCCAACTTGCAATACAAGGTATATTAAGATACAATACTTGCAGACTCCCTAGGACCCCATAgtagactccagaactaacagtCATACTATACTAAACAAGACAGTAACAAAACCCtgactataaacagctctggaaggctattatacaggcaaaggctgaatactggaagtAGCAGATTaaacaagccacagcacctacaGATAtattcaaacttgctaagTAGATTAGGCATCtagaccagcttgctgcccctcccctAAATATACAAGGGGCTCAGGTTACTACCCCACAGGGCAAAGCAAACACCTTCCTTAGTCACCtcctagagaagggggccctgcttctaAATCAGatagaagagggaccccctAATAAGCCCCTGGGCCCCCTGCAtctgccaacaaaagagcactacTAGGCTGCCCTCTATGCCCCACCCCCCTCTGCCCCTGGGGAGGATGGGCTTGCTACTACTGCTtagagggagctctggcctgtcCTAGGAGATATAATCACACAACTATACTacaggtatatagaggaaggctgctttctactgagcctgaagtcagcattaagataataatattaccAAAACCAGGGAAGAGGGACTATACCTAACTCAATACCTGGCAGctaattagcctcctctctaccctaggcAAAGGCCTAGAGTACCTCCTAGCACAgtagatagctgtaagaataattcaggcagatatactagccccctgccacttcgGGGCCCTGCTAGGACACTCTGCCATTaacctggtccaggttcttgtttacagggtagaggaggccttccaacagggaaaagacactttactactcctactagatataAAAGGGGCATTTGATGCTGTAATAtaccaacagctcctttcttacttatGCCTGTAAAGATagcataaaggcttactccagctacttaaggactaGCTTACTAGCCactctgtatctgttcatatcaaagaaggcactgccacagcactAATTAAAGAAGGACTCTCCTAGGAATCCCTcctatccccaatactcttcctactatatacagcaagaatagtctctaccttagagagctccttctgctatgcagatgatataggtatattattaactaggaataccctggaagagagctcacaaTAACTAGTAGGGGCCTataagcaaattactgccctagggacagagacaggcctccctttcttaatagagaaaacagagatacaatacttctctagaaagcagcagcagtatctccccacagttactctacctAGTATACGGGGAGATTATACTATCTCTATATACATGTTGGTTAGGAGTTtttctggatacaaagcttacttttaaagcctaAGTTAATTTAGTCTTCAGCCGCAGGAAacaactcgcccagcacctaaagagacttagcaatacccagcatAGCTGCCTAGTAGCCTCCATGCAGGCAGTagttatatagtatattctcccaacagctctgtatggtgcagaagtcttctatacaggcaaaagacaaaaaggggtagttaactccctactttctctcttccgcacagcagccctggctattatcccagcctacaagactaCCCCTACTATAGTACTTCTCTGCAAAGCAGACCTactactttggccctatcctaGTAACTaagggacatggccccgcgggccccaggacagaggtctataatgcagaaatcatgggtgctgtagaaggcctacacgcagccctgggacaactaTGTGTGGGTTACTCTAtacagctagttatcctcctagacaacctagcagcagcctccctgctagcaagctataggcccACTCCGCATAGGCATAGACTGTCAGAGTCCTTTGGCCAGCTTGCTACCCAGTGGTTGGAAGCTCcctcaatcctaaccaggccacggaagccccttcaagTCTGCTAGATCCCAGGCCattctgggattgctgggaacaagctggcagacaagcttgcaaagcttaggtcctctatatacagccctaatatccccccatcccctgcatacctaTGACGGGAGACAAAACAGTGGCTTTGTACAGagatatatacagcatataCTAGTAAGGCACCacaagcctacaagaccctggatatcagaccccatacaaaggaaagccgcacccgcgagcacaagcttccctgttgggtacttggccaacTCGTCGCTGcctgtacaggccacggagactttacagcataccaccagcgcttcaaccactcagactacctggagagctgctcttgtggtaggaccaagaccctagtatacttcttcttctgcccatataccagaaagcgctggaaagatagatggagatatataagggACAGCCCGTCAAAAataatagactggctcttaagtacagctaccagggctgaagaattcagccaCATTAtacaagaatcatccttcttcaaggatatatgcccgaactgggcccgccggagtgcttgatagtgcaacagtccacacatctacctggataaagggtccagcccctccccccaatctataggtagtcaaaacaggcatctgccctcaaagacctggccagggcagtaccaggtgcttcttctgcttgtttccaatatatattgtccatagttgctgcttcaaacctgtatctagctagctcctaggcagttctgtttaggtagcacgtccagatgccccctaggaggccgcagatcacgtgggccccgtgatccgccgagtgacgttaaataataaaaacaaaacaaacaaaaccaaaccaaaccaaaccaaacgACACATGTAGGTCACCACGTGACGAGCATACCTGCATACAGTCACGTGCAAACCTCCGGCTTGGCACCAATTTCGTCCGCAGATTCTTGAGATTTGCCAGTCGCGACATTGTTTTAATCTTAGCATTGTGTAGCAACGATTGAAAGCCTGTGCCGTGGCTCCATACTATCATTTTCTGCATCAGCAACTTCACATTTCGCCATGAAAATGATTTGTCAACGCTGCCGGTCGAGCATCCTGACCCGACTCCAGCCCCAGACTTTCACAACCCCGTTGAGCATCAGTCAACGAGTCCAGTTTCGCAGCTACAGCGATGGAAGGCCTACGGTATCGGCTacacctccacctccaaagCCCCGACAGCCTATTGGCGACGACATTACCATCCCGtccgcaatctcctcagCAACCCCTGGCGTCTCGCAGCCCTTGAGCACCCCGGAGGGCGTCCATATTGATGTGAACCCCACAAAAGCTACCAAGCCAGTCGAGCGTCCCCCAAGCTCCTGCCCTGCCGGAACGCCTCTAGCAGGCCTCAACTACTTCAAGAACAAACCAGAGGTTGTGGCTCTGGAGGACTCCGAGTACCCCGATTGGTTGTGGTCATTGCTGGATAGCACCAACAAGGAAGCCAAGAAGGGCGGCGTGGATCCAAGCAGTATGTATCTCGATTTTCAAAGGACGTGGCCTCGAAATGCTGACTTACACTCCTTTAGCTCTTAACAAGAAGCAGCGCAAGCGTtatgagaagaagatggccgctCGTGCCGCAACATTACCGGTTCAGATTCCCCTTCACCATCAGGCCACGGATATTACGCCGGCCCACTACAACCGTAATGGAGAGCCCTCAGAAGATTTGCTGCAGAAGGCGGCGGAAAGTCAGGAGAAGCGGTCTGAGATTACGAAGAGTGCTAGGGAGGCGCGGAGGAAGGCCATTAGAGAAGCCAACTTCTTGAGCGGCCTTtgattgtcttcttctctggcgtGTTCGGTTCAGGAAGCATTGTTCTTATACGAGTGTTCCGGTAGCTGTGTGCACATTTTAGCTGGCCGCTTTACCATGTATTCTATGACTTTTGTACTCATTTTCAATTCTCAGACAAGCGGCGAATGAATTCCACTGGTTCCCGGATTTGCCCTTCTTTATCAAGCTACTGCATAAAGCCTACTGATCAATCTTCCAGTCCTTATTCTCACCTTGTCCTTCCACCCATTGATAACAGGCGTCCCAGAGGGCCTTGACCTCGCCATCTCCCAACTCGACTAGCGCCTTCCAGACCTTCTCATCCGCAGTCTTGAACCAGACCAGAAATGCCATCACTAGAAAATCAGCATATCCAGCTTTTTCGCCCTCAAAAAAGGGACCCGTCTTTCCTGTCTTGCCTTTGAGCATCTGCACTATGGTCgccttctccgtcttcgccGTCTCTAACATCTCCTGACACTGCTTCTCATCCGTTGGGCGAATCTCCTCAAAAGGCATACCCCACTTCTCCGAGCGCGTTCGGTGATAGTACTCTTTCCCACGCGGGTCGAGGATGTCCGCGATAGGGACAATCACGAGCCTATACGCCGCAAAGCCAACACGGCCCATGAGTTTGTTTATCGCAACCGCCAGGGCATAGCTGGCGTCACCTGACGGGAAGATGGGTCGCTCCGGGAAGTGCTCTTCCAGGTGACGAGCGATAGGGAGAGAGTCGTTCATGGCTCCTGACGGTGTAGACTTCACGGAGGGATGGCAGATGGCGGGAAGAGTGTAGTCGAAAGGCGCAGTTCCCTTCGGGTGAGGCGGAACAGATAGCCCTTTAAGCAGGGGCGCGATATCTGGATAAGAAACATAGGTCTGCGTGTATGGGATACCCTTGTAGTTCAAGATGAGGCGCGTCTTGTATGTGTTGGGCGACCATGCTTTGCACGGTCCTGGTGAATGTCAGCTTGACTAGCGGAAGACTGAGGCAAAGAGCGTACCGGGAAGGGTTGACAAGATGTCAAAAAAGTGCACTGGGACTTGTTTTGCCATGGCAGACAATGGTCAGTTGCATGCAGCTTCAGACTTGAGGAGGGAGGGTCATCTCCAATGAGTCACTGCCTTGCCATCGCCAAATATATATACCGGTAGCGGTTTGCTGATAGGCTCCCGGTTTAAGACGGATGAGCGGGGAGCCAATTGATCAGCCACTGGACACACAACTAAGACTTATTATCCGTCTTAGCTACCTCGTATGCTTATATTCTATGCTGCGTCTTTTTTGATGGTTGTTTACTGTTTTATGTCAAAAGAGCGACCGATCACAATGTGGGTCTGAATAGCTTCACAGTACCCCGCAGAGGAAGGGTACCCCCACTTGTATCTCACCACCGTTTTCGCCCAGAAACGTTTACTCCAGCTCAATGAGCCACTATGAACTACTTCGAGTACAATGAAGGTGTACAATAAACATACCAATCCGTTTCATTTGGCTGCCCCTCCCAGGATGATCATCTGGCGACCTCAGGCGGCCACGGCCCATGCCGAGCCATGCACGCGCCATAAGTGGAGCGACCAACTGGCCCTTCAAGCTTCAGCTGTCTCAACTTCCCTTTGTcctttatttctctttcatccACCTCTCACCGTTCTCCTGCGACAAGTCGCAACGTTCTACTTCTACCCAACTGTCGTATAGCGGGCTCTCAGCACCCGGCCGCAGCTACGACTAAACCCAGACAACTAATCGCTGAACTTGTCCATCGTGCAGGAAGTCGATCTAGCTAAGAGTGGCCCCCTTCCTAGACCGATCATACTGACAGTCATGGCCGCTGTCAGCGAGATAACCGAGCGAACGGGTCAAATTGCCATAGATCCTTCGTCCCAGGCTCCGGCAACGAAGCCTATTACGGGATTCTCGGGCCCCTTCAAGACTCGACTGGACCAGATATACCAATCATTGACTACGGAAAGCTCGAATTTCAGTAGGGACATCCAACGCGATGATCAAGACCCGAAGGACAACAACCCACTCAGCTCTCTAGCGGCGTTTCACGCCTACATGGCTAGTCCTTCCGCATCTGCGTTACGTCCTGCCGGCCCGCCAGATGACTCTGCACCGATTACAGATTATTTTATCTCCTCGAGCCATAACACATACTTGACAGGGAATCAACTGTACAGTGATGCGGCGGCGAAAGCTTATACCGATGTGGGTCTTGGTATGGTTCAGGTATTCGAGAATGAAACCGCTAATCAGAGCAGGTACTTCTAGGTGGATGCAGATGTGTTGAAATTGACGTCTGGGATGGAGAGCCTGATTCTGATAGCGATGACGACGGTACAagtagcagcagctcaagctccgatgacgagaaaagcaaagacaagcCGAAGGTAccgaaaagaaagaagacggTTAAATCCAAGTTAGGTTAGCATTTTCGGGCGGAAGTCGCCATCTAGCGAGCCAGCTGCGGATGATGGCAAAGTTGCCGAACCTGCGAAGGTAGGGCCGATACGACTGGAGCCCAAGGTGCTCCATGGCCACACGCTTACGAAGGGAACTACATTCCGAGAAGTGTGTTACGCGATCCGCGATAGTGCGTTCATCGTCAGCGACCTGCCTGTTATTGTGAGTCTGGAAGTACATGCGTCACTCGAGCAGCAAGAGACCATGGTGGAGATCATGGAGGATGCTTTTGATGGGATGCTCATTCAAGTCACACCGGAGATGGAGGCCATGGAGACGCCACCACCGCTTAGGGATTTGAAACGAAAGATCTTGGTAAAGGTCAAATGGGTCTCGCCCTCGGCTGAAAACGCCGAGGATGTAGATGACCGTACAGACgacctggagcagctggcccCAACCAAATCAGCCGGTGCATCATCCCAGTCCGCCTCACAAGCAGCCCAGAAACCGTCGAAGATCCTCCATTCTCTTAGCAGACATGCGATCTTCACCAAGGGCTTTAGTTTCAAGCAGTTCAGCCAACCCGGTACGGCATCCCTCTATTTGACTCTAAACTCCATACTAACCCTAACCAGAGGCCAAAGTTCCCGGCCACGTGTTCTCTCTCTCCGAGCGAGCTGCCCGCCAAGCCGACGAGAAATACGGCAAGGAGCTATTTGAGCACAACCGCAAGTATTTTATGCGCGTTTATCCCTATGGTCTCCGCGTTAACTCCTCCAATCTCGATCCTACCTTCTTCTGGCGCCGCGGTGCCCAAATCGTAGCCCTGAACTGGCAGAACTCCGACAAAGGCATGATGCTAAACCAGGGAATGTTTGCAGGCGAACAGGGTTGGATCCTCAAACCCCAGGGCTATCGAAGCACGGAACCAGAGTCTGCGCCTATTCCTCGTCGGACTGTCGACCTCTCAATTGAGGTTCTAGCAGGTCAGGACCTCACACTACCACCGGGAgacaagaacgagaaggGATTCCGCCCTTATGTGGCTTGTTATGTGCATGTGGAGACACCGGAGGATGCGGCGAACCCTGGGCTCAAGGGCGATGACAGCACGGATTCTGAGAAGACGAGCTACAAGCGCGTCACTAAGGCCGGGGAGGGCGTCAACCCGGATTTCGGATCACAGATTCTGCAGTTCCCGACGCTGCCTGGTGTAGTGGAAGAGCTGACGTTTGTCAGGTTCGTTGTTGCACTTGCAATATGGCTTGACTATTTTACTGACTATGCTGCAGATTCAAGGTTAAGGATGACGAAATCGGATTCGACTCGTTGGCTTCATGGGCCTGCATTAGACTGACCCGTTTGCAGGAGGGATACCGTGTACTCCGTCTGTATAAGTGTGATGGATCTGACTCAGGTGGTTTCCTCCTTGTCCGGATCACAAAGAACATCTCATGAGTGTGTATGAGTGAGGGAGCAGCCCTTAAAGTAGCGGCATTCAATCAGCCACAACAAGATGATACACAGCATTCTTGAGGCTGGAGGGTGCACATAGTTATTTCTCGATGTTCAAGCCATGAGGATAGTGCTCTCTTAGGGACTTTGCCGATCATATAGACCGCGTGTGTTACGCATTTGTTTTGAAAAGATTAAGAACAAACATGAAACGCTTCCTAAAGAACGCCTTCGTAAAAAACGATCACTGTTAAAGCAAAGCTTAAAGGTTGTCCGGCTTCATACTCATATACACGTTTAGATATCCTATTCCAATATTTAGCAAATCAATGCGCAAAACCAGGCCAAACCCTCTTCGCAAGCCGCCTCAACATCGACTCGTCTGGAACGGGGTTTGCTGTCCGATGCCACTCGCCATTGAACGCGTTGACAAGCCAGCTTGCAAGGCCTAGTTTACAATCAACCATTAGCTGAAGTCTTGAACCCGTTAAGGGCAGGGGTTGTTATGGATAGAAAATTGGTGACATACGTTCATAAACCATAGTATGGGCATTGTGAAAGAAGATGCTATGGTCGGAGTCAGGGTAGAAATGCACATCATAGTTCTGGACGCTCGCGAGATCCAGCTTATCAATTAGGGTGAGCGTGTTTTGGATATGGACGTTGTCGTCTGAGGCACCGTGGATGACAAGGAAGCGGACATTGTTATGAAGGGCGGCCATGTCCGATATGCTGGTGTTGTCATAGCCTGTTGGGTTGTGCTGCGGGGTGTGCATGTAGCGTTCTGTGTAGACGGAATCTATTGGGCTTTGGGTTAGTTGACTATACATGGTCCAAGTAGGAAATGGGTGGGTTTGAGCGCCTTACCATAGAACCGCCAGTCTGTGACAGGCGCAACAGCCATTCCGTACTGAAATGTCTCGCCGGCGTCTTGTTCGAGAGTCTTCAACGTCATAAAGCCGCCGTAGCTCCAGCCCCAGATCGCCATTCGGGACTCGTCGACGTACGGCTTTTGTGCCCAATTTTTGGCCGTGGCAATTTGATCAATGGCTTCGTAGTGCCCGATGTTGCCACGGATGATACAGCGTGCTGCTCGACCGATGAAGCCGGTGCCTCTCCCGTCAACGGTGACAACAATGTAGCCAAGACTTGCTGCGACATATGACTGGAAATCTACATTGAAACGGCGGTCCACAGTTTGAGACCCTGGGCCTCCGTATAGGTGGAATAGAACAGGGTACTTTCGCGCTGGGTTAAAGTGGGGTGGACGTCGCTCGACGACTTGCAGCGTGAAGCCATCAATGGTGATGTTCTGGTAGTTCTCTGTTGGTAAAGCGTATTGAGCCACCAACTTTGACAAATCTGTGTTGTCCTCGATAATTCTGAGTGTTGTTGTCTTTTCACCTTCGGTGCTGATGATAGATTGCCAGGGAATGGAAGGACCCTGGTAACTAAGCAATGCATATCCAGCACCATCCGAGAACGAGACACTGTAATAGCCGGGTTGAGACGTGTCAGTCAACGGCGTGAGATCAGACCCATCTAAGCGGACACGGTATAGATGGCGTTCAGTCGGCGCTTCTTTAGTAGCGATGAAATACACCAGACCACGAGTCAGGTCTACAGCAGTAGGCGCGTCCACAACTTCCCATTCGCCAGAAGTGAGCATGATGGGCTCTGGATTATCGAGAGGGGTAAAGTAAGCCAGATGGTCGTATCCCTCATGAACCACAGTGTCAAGATATCCATCAAATGGTCGGCCCTTATCTGGGTCGGCAGGGATGAACCTCACGGACTGTGTAGGCTCAACCCAACCACCGTCAAGCTCGGAAATATCTTGGATCCTGATAAGCTTGCTTTCTCTTGATTCAGTGTCAACCAAGAACACTTTCAAAATGTCGCTTTCTCTATTCGTTGTCCGGACAAGGACCTTGCCCTTAGCAGCCCATATCACCTCAATGATAAGCCgatcgtcatcatcaaagtcGTCGGGCGTATCAACGGAGAAGACTTCACCTTGCTCGACGTCATAAAATTGCAGATTAACGAACGGATTGGGCGCGCCAGCCTTTGGATACTTGATTTCTCTTACTTCCGGATAGTTCTCTAACCCTGGCTGTGGCTTCTTTCCTGACGGTCGAGATAGGAAATATTGAACGGGAAATTCGGGTACCGCCGACTCATTCGTCCTGATGAAGGCGATTTGAGAACCATCTTCAGACCACCAGGTGACACTGTTTCCCGAgaagacttcttcttcatatACCCAGTCGGGAACACCGTAGAATAGCTGTTCCCCACCGTCCTTGGTAATGGGTACAACGCGTTCGGAAGAAAGCTTCCTTAAGTACAAATTGTTGTCTCGAACAAAGGCAATGGCGTCAGATTTGGGAGACCAAAGAGCAAGCTGTACTCGGCCATCAATGTTGTTGGGGTCCAAAGGTTCGGCAGTCTGAGTCTCTACATCGAAAATCCAATAACTCGCGGTGAAGGAGTgcctccagttcttctcttGATTGGATATAATCAAGACTTTCTTCAGATCAGGACTAGGCCGCGTGGCACTTGGCTTAATCGTCCTCCCATCAACTCCCACGGTAGGTTTCTGCATTAGTACCCGGTTGACTTTGCCATCCTGGCGAATGTCATTAATACGCAGGTAACCCgcttcatcatcctctccccTTTCTATCAACAGCCCATCTTCACCATCAGGACCAGCAACCCAGGAGATCGCATGACCTCGAGGCAAGAATACTCCCGAAAGCACTTGTTGTAAGGTCAGAGGTTTCCCCGAGCTTGTACCGTCTGAGAACGAGCCAGAGTTATCCGACTGCAGCTCGTCTGTCGCAGTTCGATAATCCGCGCGCCCTTGTGTTATAAACAACACAAATGCCACTACCCAGCCCCCACAGCATAGTAAGACCACCAACCAGAGAAGCCGTCGCGAACGACTGCTGGAAGCCTTCGTATGAAGGGCTTCATTAgacccagcttctccgcccTCCTCATCGTGATATCTCATTTCTTGGGGAAGCCCCAATGTCTCGTTCGTCGCGGCATTATACTTTTGTTCTTCGAGAATGGAATCGACGGATAATCCAGAGTCATCCGAGTCATAAGAGCTTCTGGACGGGGAACGAGGACGATTTGCCGGAAGCAACTCCGAGTCCTCGCGATCTTCAGAGCTCCTCATAATATTTCTTTGAATGCGCAGACTCGACGAGTGGATTAAACTTTAAAAGAGAGTTGTGAATCTGACCGATCTGACATCAATGAACGACGTAGGTCAAGGGAGGGTGCTCGTAGGTCGGGGACGGTGTTCGACGAGGGAAAGCAAGGGGTAGAAGCGCAAAACACGCCCTACAGGACATTAGTGTAAGGAAAGAAGATTCAGACCAATAGATCCATCTCAGGCGAGAATCTGGAATGTAGA is a window of Aspergillus nidulans FGSC A4 chromosome VI DNA encoding:
- a CDS encoding uncharacterized protein (transcript_id=CADANIAT00010134) — its product is MEVDISPQGGARPATPRLGENSDPPSGPTTPTPLPWNSLKRRALFSLQKTPNAAPAAIPYIPQALLICDQLKQSNKTDYYIFLCLPASSSLQAIRPHGIQVTLAGKVLDMITQNRERLSYCQRRQQA
- a CDS encoding mitochondrial 54S ribosomal protein YmL37 (transcript_id=CADANIAT00010135), which produces MKMICQRCRSSILTRLQPQTFTTPLSISQRVQFRSYSDGRPTVSATPPPPKPRQPIGDDITIPSAISSATPGVSQPLSTPEGVHIDVNPTKATKPVERPPSSCPAGTPLAGLNYFKNKPEVVALEDSEYPDWLWSLLDSTNKEAKKGGVDPSTLNKKQRKRYEKKMAARAATLPVQIPLHHQATDITPAHYNRNGEPSEDLLQKAAESQEKRSEITKSAREARRKAIREANFLSGL
- a CDS encoding glutathione S-transferase family protein (transcript_id=CADANIAT00010136) is translated as MAKQVPVHFFDILSTLPGPCKAWSPNTYKTRLILNYKGIPYTQTYVSYPDIAPLLKGLSVPPHPKGTAPFDYTLPAICHPSVKSTPSGAMNDSLPIARHLEEHFPERPIFPSGDASYALAVAINKLMGRVGFAAYRLVIVPIADILDPRGKEYYHRTRSEKWGMPFEEIRPTDEKQCQEMLETAKTEKATIVQMLKGKTGKTGPFFEGEKAGYADFLVMAFLVWFKTADEKVWKALVELGDGEVKALWDACYQWVEGQGENKDWKIDQ
- a CDS encoding putative phosphoinositide-specific phospholipase C (transcript_id=CADANIAT00010137) translates to MAAVSEITERTGQIAIDPSSQAPATKPITGFSGPFKTRLDQIYQSLTTESSNFSRDIQRDDQDPKDNNPLSSLAAFHAYMASPSASALRPAGPPDDSAPITDYFISSSHNTYLTGNQLYSDAAAKAYTDVLLGGCRCVEIDPKVLHGHTLTKGTTFREVCYAIRDSAFIVSDLPVIVSLEVHASLEQQETMVEIMEDAFDGMLIQVTPEMEAMETPPPLRDLKRKILVKVKWVSPSAENAEDVDDRTDDLEQLAPTKSAGASSQSASQAAQKPSKILHSLSRHAIFTKGFSFKQFSQPEAKVPGHVFSLSERAARQADEKYGKELFEHNRKYFMRVYPYGLRVNSSNLDPTFFWRRGAQIVALNWQNSDKGMMLNQGMFAGEQGWILKPQGYRSTEPESAPIPRRTVDLSIEVLAGQDLTLPPGDKNEKGFRPYVACYVHVETPEDAANPGLKGDDSTDSEKTSYKRVTKAGEGVNPDFGSQILQFPTLPGVVEELTFVRFKVKDDEIGFDSLASWACIRLTRLQEGYRVLRLYKCDGSDSGGFLLVRITKNIS
- the dapB gene encoding protein ste13 (transcript_id=CADANIAT00010138), with the protein product MRSSEDREDSELLPANRPRSPSRSSYDSDDSGLSVDSILEEQKYNAATNETLGLPQEMRYHDEEGGEAGSNEALHTKASSSRSRRLLWLVVLLCCGGWVVAFVLFITQGRADYRTATDELQSDNSGSFSDGTSSGKPLTLQQVLSGVFLPRGHAISWVAGPDGEDGLLIERGEDDEAGYLRINDIRQDGKVNRVLMQKPTVGVDGRTIKPSATRPSPDLKKVLIISNQEKNWRHSFTASYWIFDVETQTAEPLDPNNIDGRVQLALWSPKSDAIAFVRDNNLYLRKLSSERVVPITKDGGEQLFYGVPDWVYEEEVFSGNSVTWWSEDGSQIAFIRTNESAVPEFPVQYFLSRPSGKKPQPGLENYPEVREIKYPKAGAPNPFVNLQFYDVEQGEVFSVDTPDDFDDDDRLIIEVIWAAKGKVLVRTTNRESDILKVFLVDTESRESKLIRIQDISELDGGWVEPTQSVRFIPADPDKGRPFDGYLDTVVHEGYDHLAYFTPLDNPEPIMLTSGEWEVVDAPTAVDLTRGLVYFIATKEAPTERHLYRVRLDGSDLTPLTDTSQPGYYSVSFSDGAGYALLSYQGPSIPWQSIISTEGEKTTTLRIIEDNTDLSKLVAQYALPTENYQNITIDGFTLQVVERRPPHFNPARKYPVLFHLYGGPGSQTVDRRFNVDFQSYVAASLGYIVVTVDGRGTGFIGRAARCIIRGNIGHYEAIDQIATAKNWAQKPYVDESRMAIWGWSYGGFMTLKTLEQDAGETFQYGMAVAPVTDWRFYDSVYTERYMHTPQHNPTGYDNTSISDMAALHNNVRFLVIHGASDDNVHIQNTLTLIDKLDLASVQNYDVHFYPDSDHSIFFHNAHTMVYERLASWLVNAFNGEWHRTANPVPDESMLRRLAKRVWPGFAH